The genomic region CTTGGATGCATAACAAGATGAATATGTTGACGCCACTGGGAAGGCTGACACTTAAGTACGTAGCTAAAGCCATGAAGCCTCTAAGGAGGCTTAGGTCCAAAAACGATAATTTTAAGAATTACCACAGTGACCCTTTAATTGCCGGGGTCATCCATGGCCGGAAGGCTTTTTTGGGACCCGAACAAGTAGTAATTGATCCGACCAATAAGTGTAATTTGCAATGCATTTCTTGTTGGATGTATTCGCCATTATTGAAAAAAAATAAACCAGCTTTGGATTTATTGAAACAAGAATTATCTAAAGAGGTACTTATTAAATTAATCGATGATTTAGCTGATTTAGGAACAAAGCGTATTAGGTTCACTGGTGGCGGAGAGCCTTTTATGCATAAAGATTTGATGACAGTAATAGAGCATGCCCGAAAAAAGAATATTTTAGTTGCGGTAACTACGAACTTTGGTTTGGTCTCTAGACAGGATATTCTTAGATTGTGTGATTTGGGATTGGAGGAGTTATGCATAAGCATTTGGGGTTCTTCATCGAGAGTCTACAATTTGGTTCATCCTGGTACCGGTGAGGATTATTTTAAGAAATTAAAAGAAAATCTTTCTTATTTGAAAGGGCTAAATAAGTATAAACCGCGGACTACCTTTGCTAATGTAATCATGAATAATAATTTCACTGATTTTGAAGCAATGTATGATTTTGCTTTAGATCATGGAGCTGATGCAGCCTATTTTACCTTGGTTGATATTATTTCCGGTCAAACCGATAAGTTCTTGTTGAATAAAGATGAACGAAGCGAATTGCTAAAGAGAGCTCTTATGGTTCAGCAACGAAATAAAGATAACAAGCTGCAGCTTGAATTTTTTGAGAATTTTCTAAAAAGAGTATCTAGTTTCCAAGGAGACTTTGAAAAAGGAGAATATGATAAATCGAGCATTGATCAATTGCCTTGTTATGCCGGCTGGATTTTTTCAAGAGTTTTGGCAGACGGAAGCGTTGCGCCCTGCTGCCGGGGGGTTAAAAAAATAATCGGCAACATCAAGACTAAATCTTTTAAAGATATTTGGTTTTCGCCCGAATACAATGAGTTTAGAGTTAAAGCAAAGTATTTATCGAAAAGCAACGCTTACTTTAAGGATATAGGCTGTATAAAAGAATGTGATAATTTGATGCATAATCAGGAGTTTCATAAAAGAATAAATCTAAAAGAAGGAGGTTGAAGTTAATTGAATATGGCGGGTAAAGTGGGTGCTATCGATTTTCAATTATTTTTAAGAAAAATCAGCCTTGAGCGTTTTTTTCAAAGTTTTTATTATTTTAAATGGTTGGAATACCCTTTAGTCTACAATAACCTTGAACTAAAAGCAGGTGAACAGTATCTCGATATCGGTAGTGGAAAGTCCATTTTTCCTCTATTTGTCGTAGCGAAAAATAACTGTAACGTGCACGTATTTGATGATCAGTCCATTATAAAAGACAGTATTACTTATTATCAGAGCAATATTAGAAAGATGGGGTTATGCAATATTTCTGGAAAAAATTTCTTGATTCACGAAGCTACAGAGAAAGGACAGCTCGATTTTCCTGATAATTACTTTGATAGAGTTTCTTGTATTTCGGTATTAGAGCATATTAAGGGCAATGGTGATAGTGTAATGATGCAGGAAATATCAAGAATTTTAAAAAAAGGCGGGAGGGCTGTGATAACTTTTCCGTTTAATGGCAAGGATTATATAGAAGAAGATAACCCAGAAGGGGTAGGATATTTCCAGCGGAAGTATAGTGTAGCGGCGATTAAAGAGCGGATAATTGATCCAGCCAATTTAAAGGTTAAGAAGGTTATATATTTTGGAGAACGTTATATAAGTTTTGGGGAACAATACTTGCAGAATAAATTTAGAAAAATAAATTGGCTCATACCTTTATTCGCGCCTATTTTATGGAGGGTGTGCCATTATTATGAAGGTGAATATCGCAATTTTTATGAGCGAGCAATAGATAAAAAAGGTACTGGCGTAGCGTGTATTGTTTTTGATAAGATTTGAATAAGCAAAATTGTGAAAATTTAAGATGCTGACTTTTCCTAAATATCTTTCAATCCAAACTACTTCTCTATGCAATGCTTCTTGTGTATTTTGTCCCTATAAAGATATAAAAGATGTAAGGTTCAAGACAATAATGGATAGAGGCCTTTATGAAAAAGTTATTAATGAATGCAGTAACCATAAAGATATTGAATGCATTATAGTTTACATGAATAACGAGCCCTTAACTGATCCTTGCATAGTTGAGAGAATAAATTATGCCAAAGATAAAGTTCCTTGGGCTAGTGTGCATATCTTGACCAATGGAGCCTTACTTAGCGATGACCTGGCTGATAAACTTATTGATTCTCGTCTAGACTGGATCGGGGTAAGCTTTCATGGGATCAGAAAAGAAACTATAGAGCGGGCAATGGGCATTCCTTATGAGATCAGCTTGAAGAGAATAACCAATTTTATCGAAAAAGCAAAAGCGAAGAAAAATATAAAGAACTATTTTATGCTAACTTTTTTGCGCCATGTATATTTGACTCCTCAAGAGCGGGAAGAGGCTATTAGTTTTTGGAGAAAACTGGGGATAGAAAGAATAAGCTATTTTGACGGGCCCATATCTCGGGCCAGCAATGTAACTAATTTACCAAAAGTCTACCATCAAGGCAAGATCAGTGGATGTAATTCTATCTGGGCTGATGAGATGCTTCATGTGGTAGAGGATGGTAAGGTTATTTTGTGCTGCATGGATTGGCGAAGAGAAGTAATTTTAGGCGACCTAAACAAACAAAGCATCCATGAAATATGGAATGGCAAAAGAAGAAAGATTTGGGATATGATTCGTGGAACAGGAGAGGTTCCTGAAGGATTTTTGTGCCGCAGGTGCGAAGAGGCTAAGCAAGAGATTTAAAGGATGCTCATGAAAAATGAAAATTGCGAATTAATTTTTGTAATGACTCCGCCTTGGCAGACAAAGATGCCGCCTTTAGGCTTGGCCTATTTAGCCAGTTTTTTGAAGTCAAACAATATTAACGTAGATGTCATAGATTTGAATGTGGATCTTTTTAATAATGCTCAAGAATGCCATAAATATTTTTGGGATATAGAAACAATAAGTAATTTTGGTTCGCTTCGGATTGCCCAAGATTTTATTAAGGCATTCAATAAAGAACTTGAAAATTTTGTTGATCGAATCTGTAGTCATCCTGCAAAGTTGGTCGGTTTTTCTACTACGGTAGCTAGTATAAATATCGCCACCTACCTTACTCATCGGATAAAATCAAAAGATCCTTCGAAAATAATTATTTTAGGCGGGCCAGGATGTTTTTTGGATACTTGCAATATAGATCCTGAAAGGGTGGTAGATATTTTTGTCATTGGCGACGGAGAGCTGCCTTTATTGGATATAGTTAAAAGATTTAAAGATAAACAGTCTTTGTCTGATTTGTTGGAGGTTCCTGGGACAATAATTTGTCTAGATAAGAAATATCATGACTTTTCACCGGCGAATCCTGTTAAGCAGATAAACGATATTCCTTTTCCTACTTTTTCGGAGTTCGAGCTGGATGAATACCATAAAGAACATGTTTACAAACCAATTCCAATTATTACCAGCAGAGGCTGTATAAATAAATGCAGTTTTTGCGTAGACCATAAGCTCAGTAATCCTTTTAGATTTCGAAATCCGCACAAAATATTTGAAGAGATAAAATACCATGTAGAAAATAATTGTAAAAAAGAGTTTGAGTATAACGATCTACTATGTAATGGAAATTTAAAGCAATTGGAGCAGCTTTGCGACCTGATCATTGAAAGCGGCCTGTCTATAAAATGGACAAGCTATGCGGCCATAAGGAAAGGTATGAGTTTAGAGTTATTTCAGAAGATGCAGAAGGCGGGATGCAGATTTTTATGTTATGGTATGGAGTCAGCTTCAGATTTAGTTTTAGATAAGATGAATAAAAGATATAATTCTCATACGGCAGAGGATGTTATTAGAAAAACCCATTCCTCAGGTATCGAGACAGGAATCAACATTATAGTTGGCCACCCCGGTGAGTCGAATAAAGAATTTAACCAAACTTATAGATTTATCAAAAGAAACAAAGACTACATTGATCAAATCACAAACCTGTCTACTTGTTTTTTAATACCGACTTCGGATTTAGCTGAGAATATGAGCAATTTCGGTATTTATTTTTATTCTCCTTTGAAAAGGATGCCAAAATTCTTATTTCGAAATAAAGAGCTTGAGCCTAATTATGAAAATTTCTGCGCCTATCCTCATAATACTCCTGCGATTAGAGCAAAACGAGCCAGAAAAATTATAACTCTTGCTTCAAAGATAGCTATACCGATTACTATTTTGAACTATCAAAAGCAGCACGATATGGGTATGGGGGATTTTCTAGTCCAAACTCAAGAAGCGGAAAAAGTTTTTCGTTGTAAGAAGTTAAAGATAGACTTTAGTCAAAAAGGAAGCGGTAGGTTATATTATGACAATAAGGCCTTAACTAAAGACGTAGGCCTAAATGCTTCCTTTCATGCCAATGGGCGATGGTTTGATTCTTCTTCGGCAAAGTGTCGGGTAGCCAGATCCAACAGAGGCTTGGAAATAAGAATGAGTTGGCCGGAGATTTCTTTGTTTCAATGCTGGACGATAAAAACAGAAGGTGATTCTTCTGTCGAATGGCGGGTAAAAACAGAGTTTAAAAGGTCTTTGGAGCTATCTCAATATAAGATCGGCATTATCTTGTCACAGGAATACGATAGTTGCCAAGTTAATGGTGAAGAACACCGATTCTCCGATAATTTTACCGAGAACTGGGAGGAAGCATTGTTTTTGAAGCTTGATTCGATAAGCATCGGCTCTAAGGGATTTTTACCGATGATGACCCTGAAGGAAGAATCCAAGGGTGGTGTGTTCGTGCAGGTCCATAATACCCCGCTTCACTTGCATACTCGAATGATTAATTTTTGCCGTTTTGGCGAGAACCTTAAAGATGACCACAGCACTGAATCTTTATTGATCAAAAAAGGTGATGTTTGGAAAAATAAGCTAAAAATAAAATTAAAGGTTTAAAAATTTACATATGAATCTAACAGATAAAATTTTATTAGTGGGTCTTGCTCCTTGGGGAGTAGATACGCCACCCCTAGCCTTAGCTTGTTTAAGTACCTCTTTGAGGAATGCAAATATTAGCACTGAAGTATTTGATATGAATATTGAGCTTTACAATGCCGTTAATGAGCAAAGTAAATATTTGTGGAGTATGAATTATTCTCATTGGTGGCGAGAGCCAGAAAGATATTCTGATATTAGAAAGGAATTAGATGTTTACATAGAACCTTTAATAAAGAAAATTTTAAGTTTTAAGCATAAGATAGTTGGCTTTTCACTTTCTACTAATTGCTCTGACCTTTTGTTGGAGGAGATAGTAAAAAGAATAAAAACTAGCGATCCCGATAAGGTAATAATTCTAGGTGGTGTTTCAATTTCAATAAATGAGCAGAGAAATGATTTAATTAGGAAGTTAAGGACGCAGATAGATTACTGTGTGATTGGAGAAGGAGAAGAGGTACTTGTCGAATTGGTAAAGAAAATAGCTAGCAATAAGCTAGAAGATATAGGTCGATTGCCAGGCATAATTAAGAAGGGTGAGTTTGAAGGAGTTAAACAGAGGGCAGAGATCAAAGATTTTAATTCGCTGCCATTTCCTACATTTGAAGAATTCAATTTAAAAAAATATAAAGCACCCGTGAGCTTACCTATGGAATTTTCTCGTGGCTGCGTAGGTAGTTGTCCTTTCTGCGATTTTAAAAGCGTTTCTTCTGCCTTTAAGTCAAAAGCACCTTATTATATTATAAGCCAGATAAAATTCTATAAAGAAAAATACAATATTATTCATATGAGCCTATCTGACCCAGCAGTAAATGGAGATATTAGGGTTCTTGAGCAAATATGTGATTTATTAATCGAAGCTAACCTTTCTGTAAATATAAATTCTCTGGCAATTCCCCGCAAGGAAATGACCTTAGAACTATTAGAGAGAATGAAGAAAGCAGGTTTTTATCGTTTGGAGTATGGTCTAGAGAGCGGTTCGAATAAGATTCTCAAAGCAATGAGGAAAATATTTACTGTCGAAATTGCCGAGAAAGTTATCCGAGATACTTATCAAGCAGGGATAAAAACATATCTCTATTTAATTGTGGGTTATCCACAGGAGACAGAGGATGATCTCAATCAGACCAAAGATTTTTTGAATAGAAACCGTCAGTATATTTCCATGATAAAGTCTATCAACCCTCTTTATGTAATGGCCGGTTCAGAGATATTTTGCAATCCCGATAAATATCAAGTCACATTACCGGCTAAAGATAGTGACAAGAGATGGTTTATTGGTGATAAGAATACATATTCTTTGCGAAAAGCCCGGATATTTGAACTTAAAAAAGTAGTTGCTAGTTTAAATATTCCCTTTACCGAAGAGGCGGAATCTTTAGAGTTTACTGGAAACTCTTTAAATAAACAACAAGGAATCGTTGTAGGTGGAGGCAATCCATACGATAAAGATGAGTCAACTACAGAAAATAAAATTATGTCTAGAGGATATGCAGAACAAAAAACAGATAAATATAGAGATAGTTTTTTATTAATTAATTTGCCCCCTTGGGGTCAAGAAAATCCTCATATCGGAGTAGGCTATGTGTGTAGCTATCTTCGTCATAAAGGCTTTAAGCCATCGGTCTTAGACTTGAATAAGAAATTTTATTTGAGTCAGCCAAATTTTCAAATGCTCTGGCATGTAGAAAATAAAAACTTTTGGTCAAATCAAGATTCTTTTCCTTTGATTTTAAAATTATTTAAGAAGGAAATAGATAAGGCAATAAATGATATTTTGTCTTCAGGTTGCAGCCTATTAGGTTTCTCGGTAGTTGACCCTAAAGAAAAAATAACTATAGAGTTCATTAGGAGAATAAAACGTAGGGATAAAAGTAAAAAGATAATTTTAGGTGGTCCGGCAACTTCTACTTATGAGCAGAGAAAGATATTTTTGGATAATGTTGAGGAAGAGATAGATACTTTTGTGATCGGCGAAGGCGAGCAAACTTTGTTTAAGGTAGTAGACCGAATTTTAAAGAAAAAAGAGCTTAAAGGTATCGAGGGTTGTTGCAGCCGGGATAATGGTAAGTGGGTTTGTCGAGAAAGCGGTGAGATTGTTTCTTTAGATAAGATTCCTTTCCCGACCTATGAGGAATTTGATTTGAGTCTATACGGTAAATCTTTCCTTGTTGAATGGTCAAGAGGCTGTAGGAGTAAATGCGCTTTTTGCAAAAATTATCGGCTTTTTTCTTCTTATCGGTCAAAGTCAGCTGAATCGGTTATGAAGGAATTGAGATATCATAAGCAAAAGTATAATGTAGATGAATTCACTGTAGTCGATAATATTTTGAATGGTGATCTAAATACCTTGAATGATATTTGCGACAGGATAATAAAGGAAAATCTTCAAATTAGATGGACTGGGCAAATTGCCCCCCGCAAAGATATGAATTTTGAATATTTCCAAAAAATGAAGCAGGCCGGATGTTTTAAACTTCAAATTGGCCTTGAGTCTGGTTCGAACAAGGTGTTAAAGTTAATGCATAAGAGCTTTACGGCAGAGATTTCTGAAAAAAATATAATTTTTGCTAAGAAAGCAGGCATTGAGACAGAAATTTTTACAATGATTGGTTTTCCCGGGGAGGCTGAGAAAGATTTTCAAGAAACTTACGATTTTATAAAAAGAAATGCAAAATATCTGGATACCATAAAATCGATAAACACCTTACATCTAATAGCCGGAACTGAAATCTATGAGCAGAGAGAGCGTTTTAAAATAAAGCCTTTACCTCAAGAAAACTGGCATTATTTATGGGAAACTTATGAGGGAAATACATACAAGGTACGGGAAGAAAGAGCTAAGCGTATTCTAGGGTTAGCTTGCGATCTTAAGATTAAAGTTATGGAGACTAATATTATAGAGGGAAAAGAGCAAAAAGTTTTGCTTGAAAATCTCGGCTTATTGGAAAAATCCCTGAATTCTTTGCAAGAGTTACCAGAAAAAGAAGAATTTAAGCTAAAAAGAAGAAATATTAATAAATGGTTAATCCTGATTTTTGTTTCTTTTTACACATTTTTTTATATTATTTATTTTTGGGTATTTATGATTTTTAGAAATAAAGTTCTCTTGGGGGGAAGAAAAAAGTGAAAATACTAATGGTGCACCCCCATGATTTATTTGATCGGTCTGAACCTTGGACGATAAGAATTAAGAGTATAGCCAGAGAATTTGAGAAAAAGGATCACAAGGTTAAATTGTGTTATTTCCCTTTAACTATAAATGAAAAACATTATCCTAAAAATATGGGATCTATAGAACTGATCCCCTTAGATCGAACACCTTCTCCGAAAGCTTTTATTATAAATATAATTAAACTTATAAAATTGTGTAAATGGGCGAATATCGTCCACTTGCAGAAATGTCATCATTACTCTTCAATCCCTACGGTAATTGCTGCCTATATTGCCGCTAAGCCTCTTCATTATGACTGGGATGATTGGGAGGAGAAAATTTGGTATGAATCCTGCGGTAGAGGTTTACATTCCCGTTTCATCGGTTTTTCATTTAAAGTATTAGAGAGATGGCTTCCGGTTTTAGCTGATTCAACTTCTTGTGCTAGCAAGTGTTTGAGAAACTTAACTTATAAGTTTGGAGTAAAAAAAGAATACATATTTGATACTCCGGTAGGAGCTGATCTAGATAAATTTAAGCCTAGCCTAAATGGTCAATGGGTTAAGAAAAAATTCAATATTAGTTCAGATTTAGTTTTATATATTGGTCAGTTACACGGAGCCCAATACGTAGATATATTTATAAAAGCGGCCAATATCCTTTCTTCTGAGCGGCCGGATGTCAAATTTATGATTGTTGGTGAAGGTTTTTCGGAACATTCATTGAAACAGCTTACTTATGATTTAGGCTTAAAAGATAAAGTTATTTTTACCGGGAGCATACCTTATGGTGATATTCCCGATTATGTTAATGCTGCATCAGTATGCGTGGCACCCTTTAAAGATACTGAGGTAACTCGTTGCAAGAGTCCTTTAAAAATTGCAGAGTATTTAGCCAGCGGTAAACCAATAGTGGCAAGTTTAGTAGGTGAAGTAAGAAATATGATCGGCGGCTGTGG from Candidatus Omnitrophota bacterium harbors:
- a CDS encoding radical SAM protein — encoded protein: MNLTDKILLVGLAPWGVDTPPLALACLSTSLRNANISTEVFDMNIELYNAVNEQSKYLWSMNYSHWWREPERYSDIRKELDVYIEPLIKKILSFKHKIVGFSLSTNCSDLLLEEIVKRIKTSDPDKVIILGGVSISINEQRNDLIRKLRTQIDYCVIGEGEEVLVELVKKIASNKLEDIGRLPGIIKKGEFEGVKQRAEIKDFNSLPFPTFEEFNLKKYKAPVSLPMEFSRGCVGSCPFCDFKSVSSAFKSKAPYYIISQIKFYKEKYNIIHMSLSDPAVNGDIRVLEQICDLLIEANLSVNINSLAIPRKEMTLELLERMKKAGFYRLEYGLESGSNKILKAMRKIFTVEIAEKVIRDTYQAGIKTYLYLIVGYPQETEDDLNQTKDFLNRNRQYISMIKSINPLYVMAGSEIFCNPDKYQVTLPAKDSDKRWFIGDKNTYSLRKARIFELKKVVASLNIPFTEEAESLEFTGNSLNKQQGIVVGGGNPYDKDESTTENKIMSRGYAEQKTDKYRDSFLLINLPPWGQENPHIGVGYVCSYLRHKGFKPSVLDLNKKFYLSQPNFQMLWHVENKNFWSNQDSFPLILKLFKKEIDKAINDILSSGCSLLGFSVVDPKEKITIEFIRRIKRRDKSKKIILGGPATSTYEQRKIFLDNVEEEIDTFVIGEGEQTLFKVVDRILKKKELKGIEGCCSRDNGKWVCRESGEIVSLDKIPFPTYEEFDLSLYGKSFLVEWSRGCRSKCAFCKNYRLFSSYRSKSAESVMKELRYHKQKYNVDEFTVVDNILNGDLNTLNDICDRIIKENLQIRWTGQIAPRKDMNFEYFQKMKQAGCFKLQIGLESGSNKVLKLMHKSFTAEISEKNIIFAKKAGIETEIFTMIGFPGEAEKDFQETYDFIKRNAKYLDTIKSINTLHLIAGTEIYEQRERFKIKPLPQENWHYLWETYEGNTYKVREERAKRILGLACDLKIKVMETNIIEGKEQKVLLENLGLLEKSLNSLQELPEKEEFKLKRRNINKWLILIFVSFYTFFYIIYFWVFMIFRNKVLLGGRKK
- a CDS encoding glycosyltransferase family 4 protein, encoding MKILMVHPHDLFDRSEPWTIRIKSIAREFEKKDHKVKLCYFPLTINEKHYPKNMGSIELIPLDRTPSPKAFIINIIKLIKLCKWANIVHLQKCHHYSSIPTVIAAYIAAKPLHYDWDDWEEKIWYESCGRGLHSRFIGFSFKVLERWLPVLADSTSCASKCLRNLTYKFGVKKEYIFDTPVGADLDKFKPSLNGQWVKKKFNISSDLVLYIGQLHGAQYVDIFIKAANILSSERPDVKFMIVGEGFSEHSLKQLTYDLGLKDKVIFTGSIPYGDIPDYVNAASVCVAPFKDTEVTRCKSPLKIAEYLASGKPIVASLVGEVRNMIGGCGVLVKPGDHHSLAEGILRLVEDKELRGKLSKHARKRAERKYNWTNTADSLICAYKKIL
- a CDS encoding B12-binding domain-containing radical SAM protein; the protein is MKNENCELIFVMTPPWQTKMPPLGLAYLASFLKSNNINVDVIDLNVDLFNNAQECHKYFWDIETISNFGSLRIAQDFIKAFNKELENFVDRICSHPAKLVGFSTTVASINIATYLTHRIKSKDPSKIIILGGPGCFLDTCNIDPERVVDIFVIGDGELPLLDIVKRFKDKQSLSDLLEVPGTIICLDKKYHDFSPANPVKQINDIPFPTFSEFELDEYHKEHVYKPIPIITSRGCINKCSFCVDHKLSNPFRFRNPHKIFEEIKYHVENNCKKEFEYNDLLCNGNLKQLEQLCDLIIESGLSIKWTSYAAIRKGMSLELFQKMQKAGCRFLCYGMESASDLVLDKMNKRYNSHTAEDVIRKTHSSGIETGINIIVGHPGESNKEFNQTYRFIKRNKDYIDQITNLSTCFLIPTSDLAENMSNFGIYFYSPLKRMPKFLFRNKELEPNYENFCAYPHNTPAIRAKRARKIITLASKIAIPITILNYQKQHDMGMGDFLVQTQEAEKVFRCKKLKIDFSQKGSGRLYYDNKALTKDVGLNASFHANGRWFDSSSAKCRVARSNRGLEIRMSWPEISLFQCWTIKTEGDSSVEWRVKTEFKRSLELSQYKIGIILSQEYDSCQVNGEEHRFSDNFTENWEEALFLKLDSISIGSKGFLPMMTLKEESKGGVFVQVHNTPLHLHTRMINFCRFGENLKDDHSTESLLIKKGDVWKNKLKIKLKV
- a CDS encoding class I SAM-dependent methyltransferase encodes the protein MAGKVGAIDFQLFLRKISLERFFQSFYYFKWLEYPLVYNNLELKAGEQYLDIGSGKSIFPLFVVAKNNCNVHVFDDQSIIKDSITYYQSNIRKMGLCNISGKNFLIHEATEKGQLDFPDNYFDRVSCISVLEHIKGNGDSVMMQEISRILKKGGRAVITFPFNGKDYIEEDNPEGVGYFQRKYSVAAIKERIIDPANLKVKKVIYFGERYISFGEQYLQNKFRKINWLIPLFAPILWRVCHYYEGEYRNFYERAIDKKGTGVACIVFDKI
- a CDS encoding radical SAM protein — its product is MLTFPKYLSIQTTSLCNASCVFCPYKDIKDVRFKTIMDRGLYEKVINECSNHKDIECIIVYMNNEPLTDPCIVERINYAKDKVPWASVHILTNGALLSDDLADKLIDSRLDWIGVSFHGIRKETIERAMGIPYEISLKRITNFIEKAKAKKNIKNYFMLTFLRHVYLTPQEREEAISFWRKLGIERISYFDGPISRASNVTNLPKVYHQGKISGCNSIWADEMLHVVEDGKVILCCMDWRREVILGDLNKQSIHEIWNGKRRKIWDMIRGTGEVPEGFLCRRCEEAKQEI